From Ruminococcus sp. HUN007, a single genomic window includes:
- a CDS encoding DUF2752 domain-containing protein encodes MKNRNGSAHIRILSLGTAAVLSASMFYLFIVLRTGHGIPCIFYHFLGMKCPGCGLTRSAVSILKGDLRSAAHYNLMSVTVIPSLIAYLAYRAFREECMNNKDVSAWEFVYFILVFFVTALYTVIRNISTFIF; translated from the coding sequence ATGAAAAACAGAAACGGATCAGCCCATATACGGATTTTATCACTGGGGACAGCCGCTGTACTGTCTGCAAGTATGTTCTATCTTTTTATAGTTCTGAGAACAGGTCATGGAATACCGTGCATTTTCTATCATTTTCTTGGAATGAAATGTCCCGGATGCGGACTTACAAGGTCAGCCGTCAGTATTTTAAAAGGAGACCTGCGTTCAGCAGCTCACTATAATCTGATGAGTGTGACTGTAATACCTTCACTTATAGCATACCTTGCCTACCGTGCTTTCAGGGAAGAGTGCATGAACAACAAGGACGTAAGTGCATGGGAATTTGTTTATTTTATTCTTGTATTTTTTGTGACAGCACTTTATACTGTCATAAGAAACATAAGCACATTTATTTTTTGA
- a CDS encoding metallophosphoesterase — protein sequence MIYITGDTHGDISRFRDSITRKLKRDDLLIVCGDFGFIWDGSRAEINVLKKLSELRYTIAFIDGCHENFDLLSQYPEISWNGGIAGRISDNIIHLKRGQIYTIEGKKFFTFGGGQSPDIDIRRETNTWFEQEQPTKEEVEEGLRNITLNEGIIDYIITHEPPQSLKKCLDLDIYDHLETDGFFEQILTDCVYSKWFFGKCHINKIIPPKFYALFDNVIRLETD from the coding sequence ATGATTTATATAACAGGCGATACTCACGGTGATATTTCCCGCTTCAGGGATTCTATTACCAGAAAACTTAAAAGGGACGATCTTCTTATTGTATGCGGCGATTTCGGATTCATATGGGACGGAAGCCGTGCTGAAATAAACGTTCTGAAAAAGTTAAGCGAACTTCGCTACACGATTGCATTCATCGACGGATGCCACGAAAATTTTGACCTTTTATCCCAGTACCCGGAGATCAGCTGGAACGGCGGGATCGCGGGCAGAATTTCAGATAATATCATACATCTGAAACGCGGTCAGATCTATACTATTGAAGGAAAGAAATTTTTCACCTTCGGCGGCGGACAGAGTCCCGACATAGACATAAGACGCGAGACCAACACCTGGTTTGAACAGGAGCAGCCAACAAAGGAAGAAGTCGAGGAAGGTCTGAGAAACATTACTCTGAACGAAGGTATCATAGACTATATCATAACCCATGAACCTCCTCAGTCACTGAAAAAATGCCTTGACCTTGACATATACGACCATCTGGAAACAGACGGCTTTTTTGAGCAGATTCTCACTGACTGCGTTTACAGCAAGTGGTTTTTCGGAAAATGTCATATAAACAAGATCATTCCGCCAAAGTTCTATGCTCTGTTTGACAACGTAATAAGACTTGAAACGGACTGA
- the lysS gene encoding lysine--tRNA ligase: protein MSENQTNGQLQEEVQDINILKKVRIEKFEELKKNNKNPYEITKFDVTAKNAVIREKFEEMENQTVVIAGRIMSWRDMGKANFIDVRDDTDRMQVYIRMNDIGEDVFAEFKKWDIGDIIGVEGFVFRTKKGEISVHAQKITLLSKSLLPLPEKWHGLKDQDMRYRQRYVDLICNPEVKDTFVKRSMILREIRQYLDNLGYLEVDTPVLHTLEIGAAARPFVTHHNALGMDMYLRIETELYLKRLIVGGFNKVYEVGRIFRNEGMDTSHNPEFTSIEMYQAFTDYKGMMDLIEDLYVTLTRKICGKDVITYQGVEINMGAPWERLTMIEAVKKYAGVDYNEWKTDEEARACAKAKNVNVEEGEAATKGHVLIAFFEEFVEDKLIQPTIIYDYPVENSPLAKRKPSDPAFTERFEYFIYAREMGNAFSELNDPIDQRERFVKQVEAKRAQGANAEVDEDFVTALEYGMPPTGGLGFGLDRLVMLLTDSASIRDVLLFPTMKPLGTDNRQKEAEQDAELEAPARDEVIDFSKVEIEPLFKEFVDFETFSKSDFRAVKVLACEAVPKSKKLLKFTLDDGTGEERTILSGIHAYYEPEELIGRTLIAITNLPPRAMMGIESNGMLLSAVHTEEGEEKLHLLMVDRHIPAGAKLY from the coding sequence ATGAGCGAAAACCAGACAAACGGTCAGCTTCAGGAAGAAGTTCAGGACATTAACATATTAAAGAAGGTAAGGATCGAAAAGTTCGAGGAATTAAAGAAGAACAACAAGAACCCTTACGAGATCACAAAGTTCGATGTAACAGCAAAGAACGCAGTGATCAGAGAAAAATTCGAGGAAATGGAAAACCAGACTGTTGTTATCGCAGGCCGTATCATGAGCTGGCGTGACATGGGTAAGGCTAACTTTATCGATGTTCGTGACGATACAGACAGAATGCAGGTTTACATCCGTATGAATGACATCGGCGAAGATGTTTTTGCTGAATTCAAGAAGTGGGATATCGGCGACATCATCGGTGTTGAAGGTTTCGTTTTCCGTACAAAGAAGGGCGAGATCTCAGTCCACGCACAGAAGATCACACTCCTTTCAAAGTCACTCCTTCCGCTTCCGGAAAAATGGCACGGACTCAAGGATCAGGATATGAGATACCGTCAGCGTTACGTTGACCTCATATGCAACCCTGAAGTAAAGGATACTTTTGTAAAGAGAAGCATGATCCTCCGCGAGATCAGACAGTACCTCGACAATCTTGGCTACCTTGAAGTTGATACACCGGTTCTCCACACACTCGAGATCGGTGCAGCTGCAAGACCATTCGTTACACACCACAATGCACTCGGCATGGATATGTATCTCCGTATCGAAACAGAGCTCTATCTCAAGAGACTTATCGTAGGCGGATTCAATAAAGTATACGAAGTAGGACGTATTTTCAGAAACGAAGGTATGGATACTTCACACAACCCTGAGTTCACATCCATTGAAATGTATCAGGCATTCACTGACTACAAGGGCATGATGGATCTTATCGAAGACCTTTATGTAACACTTACAAGAAAGATCTGCGGCAAGGACGTTATCACATATCAGGGCGTTGAGATCAACATGGGTGCTCCATGGGAGAGACTCACAATGATCGAAGCAGTTAAGAAATATGCCGGCGTTGACTACAACGAATGGAAGACTGACGAAGAAGCAAGAGCCTGCGCAAAGGCGAAGAACGTAAATGTTGAGGAAGGCGAAGCAGCTACAAAGGGACACGTTCTTATCGCATTCTTTGAAGAATTCGTTGAAGACAAGCTCATCCAGCCTACTATCATCTACGATTATCCGGTTGAAAACTCACCGCTTGCCAAGAGAAAGCCTTCAGATCCTGCATTCACAGAAAGATTTGAATACTTCATCTATGCAAGAGAAATGGGTAACGCATTCTCAGAACTCAACGATCCTATCGATCAGAGAGAACGTTTCGTAAAGCAGGTTGAAGCAAAGAGAGCACAGGGCGCAAACGCTGAAGTTGATGAAGACTTCGTAACAGCTCTTGAATACGGTATGCCTCCTACGGGCGGTCTCGGATTCGGCCTTGACCGTCTTGTAATGCTCCTCACAGACAGCGCTTCTATCAGAGACGTACTTCTCTTCCCTACAATGAAGCCTCTCGGAACTGACAACAGACAGAAGGAAGCAGAACAGGACGCTGAACTAGAAGCTCCTGCCAGGGATGAAGTTATCGACTTCTCAAAGGTAGAGATCGAACCTCTGTTCAAGGAATTTGTTGACTTTGAAACTTTCTCAAAGAGCGACTTCCGTGCAGTTAAGGTTCTTGCATGTGAAGCAGTTCCGAAGTCAAAGAAGCTTTTAAAGTTCACTCTTGATGACGGTACAGGTGAGGAAAGAACTATCCTCAGCGGTATCCACGCCTACTATGAACCTGAAGAGCTTATCGGAAGAACTCTTATCGCTATAACAAACCTTCCTCCGCGTGCAATGATGGGCATTGAGTCGAACGGTATGCTTCTCAGTGCAGTTCATACTGAAGAGGGTGAGGAAAAGCTTCATCTCCTCATGGTTGACAGACACATTCCTGCAGGTGCGAAGCTTTACTGA
- a CDS encoding S41 family peptidase: MKGFKPNKSIVIAVACTAMLTFSATYSVMKYSDLKKLKEFQLLAEAEHLVAKHFYYDASDSEKLVDSAVSGYISALEDPYSRYQSIKQTEERKDSHAGLKTGIGITVSGREDGYMEIVEVNPKSPAEKAGLQAGDIIKKLDGSDVAEMGFDDAVSAIKNGEVDSVIRITAEREGNAIDFDVKREKIDIITASSEMVSDDTGLIRITQFNDKTPEQVKNCFDECISKGAKGIIFDVRNNGGGLVTAVEECLDPLLPEGKIAVAIYKDGKEETIVSSDAEETDIPMTVIMNGNSASGAELFAASLHDFKGAELVGETSYGKGIMQDTFSLSNGSTVVLTVAEYKTTKSDCYHGIGLKPDYEVLPAEGDKDVQLEKAMEVIKAKIS, from the coding sequence ATGAAGGGATTTAAACCAAATAAAAGCATTGTAATCGCTGTGGCCTGTACGGCAATGCTTACTTTTTCAGCAACATATTCAGTAATGAAATACAGTGATCTGAAAAAACTGAAGGAATTTCAGCTTCTTGCAGAAGCGGAGCATCTTGTGGCGAAACATTTTTACTATGATGCATCTGACAGTGAAAAACTGGTGGATTCAGCGGTCAGCGGATACATTTCAGCTCTGGAAGATCCGTACTCAAGGTATCAGAGTATAAAACAGACTGAAGAACGCAAGGACAGTCATGCCGGTCTCAAAACAGGTATAGGTATAACTGTTTCAGGACGTGAAGACGGATATATGGAGATCGTGGAAGTCAATCCTAAGAGCCCTGCTGAAAAAGCGGGACTGCAGGCAGGAGATATCATTAAAAAACTTGACGGAAGCGACGTGGCGGAAATGGGGTTTGACGATGCTGTTTCAGCAATAAAAAACGGAGAGGTCGATTCTGTGATCAGGATCACTGCCGAACGTGAAGGAAATGCCATAGACTTCGATGTTAAACGTGAAAAGATCGATATTATAACGGCATCGTCCGAAATGGTGAGTGATGATACAGGCCTTATCAGAATAACCCAGTTTAATGACAAGACGCCGGAACAGGTAAAGAACTGTTTTGATGAATGTATTTCAAAGGGTGCAAAGGGAATCATTTTTGACGTGAGAAATAACGGCGGAGGACTTGTGACTGCAGTTGAAGAATGTCTCGATCCGCTGCTTCCGGAAGGCAAGATAGCAGTTGCCATCTATAAGGACGGAAAGGAAGAAACAATAGTCTCTTCCGATGCGGAGGAAACAGATATACCGATGACTGTGATCATGAACGGAAACTCAGCAAGCGGCGCAGAACTGTTTGCAGCTTCGCTCCATGATTTCAAAGGCGCTGAGCTTGTCGGCGAGACTTCGTACGGAAAGGGAATAATGCAGGATACTTTCTCACTGAGTAACGGCAGTACAGTTGTTCTGACAGTAGCAGAATACAAAACAACAAAGTCAGACTGCTATCACGGTATCGGACTCAAACCTGATTACGAGGTCTTACCGGCTGAGGGTGATAAGGACGTTCAGCTTGAAAAGGCAATGGAGGTCATAAAAGCTAAAATCAGCTGA
- a CDS encoding D-alanyl-D-alanine carboxypeptidase family protein, with product MKRFISILTVLMVLFSFSVYISPQEVNAISFRPTFGLKSDAAILYHVDTKTVVFEKNADKQCSPAQTVQIMTAAIAIDKAQSMEAVIEIPPNVYNEFEKYRNKYPSESFPYNEVTSCYLEEGEQLKVQDLISAMLLESSCEAAYALAYVIGQGSLQNFVNMMNEKAAELGCTGTNFTNPHGLYDEKQYTTARDMMKITEYAMSLPGFTEFAQAVTVKTGATNKSAEGHEFNNVNLMMNSSSDYYYQGTKGIKTGNSNQSGRCLVTKATRDGESYLAVLFNAPFVQDEYGNDIFTHLNDAVQLFDWAFTNLEHKVVLEETQEIGSPKIRFAKGKDYINLKPAHDVKCMWLSTVDTSNIITEIDYVYDEVSAPVKAGEKLGTLKLRYLDNEIGTVDLVAYSDAEFSYTKYLSEVFTTYLKSSSLKSALRIATGLSLLYLVFVGYIINLRAKKRREQKNAAALRSKNQ from the coding sequence ATGAAAAGATTTATCAGTATTCTCACCGTATTGATGGTGCTGTTCAGTTTTTCAGTTTATATTTCGCCGCAGGAGGTAAATGCGATTTCGTTCAGACCTACATTCGGACTTAAGAGTGATGCGGCTATCCTTTATCACGTTGACACCAAAACGGTAGTTTTTGAAAAGAATGCGGACAAACAGTGCAGCCCTGCACAGACTGTACAGATCATGACAGCAGCAATCGCCATAGACAAGGCGCAGAGCATGGAAGCTGTTATCGAGATTCCGCCTAATGTATACAATGAATTTGAAAAATACAGAAATAAATATCCTTCAGAGTCTTTCCCTTATAATGAAGTAACAAGCTGCTATCTTGAGGAAGGAGAACAGCTGAAGGTGCAGGATCTTATAAGTGCTATGCTTCTTGAATCATCATGCGAAGCTGCCTACGCACTTGCATACGTAATAGGCCAGGGAAGTCTTCAGAACTTTGTCAACATGATGAATGAGAAGGCTGCAGAACTTGGATGTACAGGAACGAATTTTACAAATCCTCACGGACTTTACGACGAGAAGCAGTACACGACCGCAAGGGACATGATGAAGATAACAGAATACGCCATGAGTCTTCCGGGATTTACAGAATTTGCTCAGGCTGTTACCGTAAAGACAGGTGCTACAAACAAGTCTGCTGAAGGACATGAATTCAATAATGTCAACCTGATGATGAACTCATCCAGCGACTACTATTATCAGGGAACCAAAGGTATTAAAACCGGTAACTCAAATCAGTCAGGAAGATGTCTTGTAACAAAGGCAACACGTGACGGTGAAAGCTATCTTGCTGTTCTTTTTAATGCACCGTTCGTTCAGGATGAATACGGAAACGATATTTTCACACATCTCAACGACGCTGTTCAGCTTTTTGACTGGGCTTTTACAAACCTTGAGCATAAAGTTGTACTCGAAGAAACACAGGAGATCGGATCTCCTAAGATCCGCTTTGCCAAGGGCAAGGACTACATAAATCTTAAACCTGCTCACGATGTAAAATGCATGTGGCTTTCCACTGTCGATACATCAAACATAATAACTGAGATAGACTATGTTTATGATGAAGTCAGTGCACCGGTCAAGGCCGGTGAAAAACTCGGAACACTCAAGCTTCGCTATCTGGATAACGAGATTGGAACAGTTGACCTTGTAGCATACAGCGATGCAGAGTTCTCCTACACAAAGTATCTTTCAGAAGTTTTTACAACATATCTTAAATCTTCATCACTTAAAAGCGCTCTCCGTATTGCAACCGGACTTTCACTGCTTTATCTTGTCTTTGTCGGATACATAATAAATCTTCGCGCCAAGAAGCGCAGAGAGCAGAAAAACGCAGCTGCATTACGCTCCAAAAACCAGTAA
- a CDS encoding LacI family DNA-binding transcriptional regulator, with the protein MVSIKDIARRCGVSSATVSKALNDCSDISALTKKKVKAVADELGYFPNSNAKALKTNKTNTVGVIYSNRLGNGLRHPYFSAVIQGFKEAVEDSGYDIIFIGARQEEKQLTYYEHCRHRNVEGVLVACADFYDKQIGEVLRSDLPSVVIDFFSRREYSVCSDNRQGMRDLLEYIYEMGHRRIGYIYGDTSLITTVRLDTFTETMKQLGVPIVLDYIKQGKYSEAEHAGELVKEMLDLYEPPTCIIMPDDISAFGGIKAAKKLGLRVPDDISFAGFDGVMTGQIIEPKLTTVSQNTAELGKRAADLLVSRIKGEEISELKKHTLIETHLIKGQTVARLTK; encoded by the coding sequence ATGGTTTCAATCAAAGATATTGCCAGAAGGTGCGGCGTTTCAAGTGCAACGGTGAGCAAGGCACTTAATGACTGCAGCGACATCAGCGCGCTTACAAAGAAAAAAGTAAAGGCAGTTGCTGATGAACTCGGTTATTTTCCGAACTCAAATGCCAAAGCACTTAAAACCAACAAGACCAACACCGTAGGCGTTATCTACAGCAACAGGCTCGGAAACGGGCTCAGACATCCGTATTTTTCAGCTGTCATACAGGGCTTCAAGGAAGCTGTTGAAGACAGCGGCTACGATATAATATTCATAGGTGCGCGTCAGGAAGAAAAACAGCTTACATATTATGAGCACTGTCGTCACAGAAATGTTGAAGGCGTACTTGTTGCATGTGCTGATTTCTATGACAAACAGATCGGTGAAGTTCTGCGGAGTGATCTTCCGTCAGTAGTGATCGATTTCTTTTCAAGAAGAGAATATTCAGTCTGCTCTGATAACCGACAGGGAATGAGAGACCTTCTTGAATATATTTACGAAATGGGTCACAGACGAATAGGCTACATTTACGGTGACACATCACTGATAACAACTGTAAGGCTGGACACCTTTACCGAGACGATGAAGCAGCTCGGTGTTCCGATAGTACTTGACTACATTAAACAGGGAAAGTACAGTGAAGCGGAACACGCCGGTGAACTGGTCAAAGAAATGCTTGATCTGTATGAGCCGCCTACATGTATTATAATGCCTGACGATATTTCTGCTTTCGGCGGAATAAAGGCAGCCAAGAAACTCGGCCTCCGGGTACCTGATGATATCTCATTTGCCGGGTTTGACGGAGTTATGACAGGACAGATAATCGAACCGAAACTTACAACGGTATCGCAGAACACAGCTGAGCTTGGAAAAAGAGCAGCAGACCTTCTCGTAAGCCGGATAAAAGGCGAGGAAATATCTGAACTGAAAAAACATACTCTGATTGAAACACACCTGATAAAGGGTCAAACAGTCGCAAGACTGACCAAATAA
- the greA gene encoding transcription elongation factor GreA — MAEKKQMSREGYEKLEQELNYLITVRRAEVAQKLKEARSFGDLSENAEYDEAKNEQGILEATIAEMESIIANAEIVEDDSISTDQVGVGSTIEIKREGSDKIEKFKIVGSSEADPAEGKISDDSPIGKAALKKKAGDIFTVDAPVGELKFEIISISK, encoded by the coding sequence ATGGCAGAAAAAAAGCAGATGTCCCGTGAAGGTTACGAAAAACTTGAACAGGAATTAAACTATCTTATAACAGTCAGAAGAGCTGAAGTTGCTCAGAAGCTCAAGGAAGCAAGATCATTCGGTGACTTGTCAGAAAACGCTGAATACGATGAAGCTAAGAACGAACAGGGTATTCTCGAAGCTACAATTGCCGAAATGGAAAGCATCATTGCTAATGCTGAGATCGTTGAAGATGACAGTATTTCAACAGATCAGGTAGGCGTTGGTTCAACAATCGAGATCAAGCGTGAAGGCAGCGATAAAATAGAAAAATTCAAGATCGTAGGTTCATCAGAAGCAGATCCTGCAGAAGGCAAGATCTCAGATGATTCACCTATAGGCAAGGCTGCTCTCAAAAAGAAAGCAGGAGATATATTTACAGTTGATGCACCTGTAGGCGAACTTAAGTTCGAGATCATCTCTATTTCAAAGTAA
- the ftsX gene encoding permease-like cell division protein FtsX: protein MGSLFYLIGQGFKNIWHNRVMGIATFCVLMVSLLLVGVSSLFVMNIEILLGSIENKNELVLFLKDSVTEEMLPDAQKQISALPNIAHVKYYPKEEALENYIAQMKEYEEVFDSIREDNPLPNAFNISIADTSKMTDTVKALNAFDFTEKVKAPTEFAQILTRLRKVVFITSIALLTALIIVSLIMISNSTRASVYARRREINIMKYVGATNSFIRMPFFFEGLFTGFVSGVGAYAVTYYGYTTLMDIITNNIAFWETIGVSEPLPFSQIKYTMLAIYLCIGAVIGALGSVISTTKHLQV, encoded by the coding sequence ATAGGCAGTTTATTTTACCTTATCGGACAGGGATTTAAAAATATCTGGCATAACAGAGTAATGGGGATTGCGACTTTCTGTGTTCTTATGGTATCTCTGCTTCTGGTTGGTGTGTCCTCACTTTTCGTAATGAACATCGAGATACTGTTAGGCTCCATTGAAAACAAGAATGAACTTGTCCTTTTCCTTAAGGACAGCGTTACTGAAGAAATGCTGCCTGATGCACAGAAACAGATAAGTGCACTTCCTAATATCGCACATGTAAAGTACTATCCGAAGGAAGAAGCACTTGAAAACTATATCGCACAGATGAAAGAATACGAAGAGGTTTTTGACTCAATAAGAGAAGACAATCCTCTGCCTAATGCATTCAATATCAGCATTGCAGATACTTCAAAAATGACTGATACTGTAAAGGCGCTTAACGCATTTGATTTTACTGAAAAAGTAAAGGCGCCTACAGAATTTGCACAGATCCTTACCCGATTAAGAAAAGTAGTGTTTATTACATCGATAGCTCTTCTTACAGCACTTATCATTGTTTCTCTGATAATGATCTCAAATTCAACGAGAGCCAGTGTTTATGCAAGACGAAGAGAAATAAACATTATGAAATATGTTGGTGCTACCAATTCATTCATACGTATGCCATTCTTCTTTGAAGGGCTGTTCACCGGATTTGTTTCAGGTGTCGGTGCCTATGCAGTTACGTATTACGGATATACAACATTAATGGATATAATCACAAACAATATTGCGTTCTGGGAAACTATCGGAGTTTCGGAACCTCTTCCTTTCAGCCAGATAAAGTACACTATGCTTGCGATCTACCTTTGTATAGGTGCTGTTATCGGTGCTCTCGGAAGTGTGATAAGCACTACAAAACATCTTCAGGTATAA